A stretch of Mesorhizobium sp. M2A.F.Ca.ET.046.03.2.1 DNA encodes these proteins:
- a CDS encoding ABC transporter permease, translated as MNTQSPLPAPGAPLQHYVSIAPFDLQSVEAMTPEQSKVFQASQLRLMWWKFRRHRLALMSGIFLVALYLGILICEFLAPYNLHTRNMDYIYSPPQQVHLFHNGQFVGPFVYGRQMTLDMDTLKRNYMDKQDDVQRIRFFCKGDSYRFWGLIEGDRHLVCPAENGQLFLAGTDRLGRDVLSRIIYGARISLTIGLVGIAFSFVLGIVIGGLAGYHGGMSDLIVQRIIEVLQSIPSIPLWLALAAIMPITWSPILIYFGITVILGLLHWTGLARAVRSKLLALREEDYVLAAQLMGASSSRIIRRHLIPGFMSHLIATATISIPGMILGETALSFLGLGLRAPITSWGILLTEARSVSVIAFYPWLLLPILPVILVILAFNFLGDGLRDAADPYK; from the coding sequence ATGAACACGCAATCTCCGCTGCCCGCTCCGGGTGCTCCGCTGCAACATTACGTTTCCATTGCGCCCTTTGACCTGCAGTCGGTCGAGGCGATGACGCCGGAGCAGTCGAAGGTCTTTCAGGCGTCGCAGTTGCGGCTGATGTGGTGGAAATTCCGGCGGCACCGGCTTGCCCTCATGTCCGGCATATTCCTGGTAGCGCTTTATCTCGGGATACTGATCTGCGAGTTCCTGGCGCCCTACAATCTGCACACGCGCAACATGGACTACATCTATTCGCCGCCGCAGCAGGTGCACCTGTTCCACAACGGCCAGTTCGTCGGGCCGTTCGTCTACGGCCGCCAGATGACGCTGGATATGGACACGCTCAAGCGGAACTATATGGACAAGCAGGATGATGTTCAGCGGATCCGTTTCTTCTGCAAGGGCGACAGTTACCGGTTCTGGGGCCTGATCGAAGGTGACAGGCATCTTGTCTGCCCTGCCGAAAACGGCCAGCTCTTTCTGGCCGGCACCGACAGGCTGGGGCGCGATGTGCTCTCGCGCATCATCTATGGCGCACGCATTTCACTGACGATCGGCCTCGTAGGCATCGCTTTCAGCTTCGTCCTTGGCATCGTCATCGGGGGGCTGGCCGGCTATCATGGCGGTATGTCCGACCTGATCGTTCAACGAATTATCGAAGTTCTGCAATCGATTCCCAGCATTCCGTTATGGTTGGCTCTGGCGGCGATCATGCCGATAACCTGGAGTCCGATTCTGATCTATTTCGGCATTACCGTCATCCTCGGGCTGCTCCACTGGACCGGGCTGGCGCGGGCCGTGCGTTCAAAGCTTCTAGCCTTGCGTGAGGAGGATTACGTTCTGGCCGCGCAATTGATGGGCGCCAGCAGCAGCCGCATTATCCGCCGGCACCTCATTCCCGGCTTCATGTCGCATCTGATCGCGACGGCGACGATCTCCATCCCCGGCATGATCCTGGGCGAGACGGCGCTGAGCTTCCTCGGGCTTGGCCTGAGGGCGCCGATAACCAGCTGGGGCATCCTGCTCACCGAGGCGCGCAGCGTTAGCGTGATCGCGTTCTATCCATGGCTGCTTTTGCCGATCCTCCCCGTCATTCTCGTCATCCTGGCGTTCAACTTCCTCGGCGACGGCCTGCGGGACGCCGCAGACCCTTACAAGTGA
- a CDS encoding class I SAM-dependent methyltransferase: MSRLESFIRRLTAQRDILDQVCAQVATIEGPVLELGLGNGRTFHHLRERLPGRRIVAFDRALAAHASSIPEAENLVLGEIRETAIRFIGIDAALLHADIGTGYEDRDAVTATWLPDLTARLLRVGGIAVSGTPLDHPHLERLPPPPSVPADRYLSIGDCERSRSLQGII; this comes from the coding sequence ATGAGTCGCCTCGAGAGTTTCATCCGCAGGCTGACCGCGCAGCGCGACATTCTCGATCAAGTCTGCGCGCAGGTGGCGACCATCGAGGGCCCTGTCCTCGAGCTCGGCCTCGGCAATGGCCGGACGTTTCATCATCTGCGCGAGCGCCTGCCCGGACGCCGGATCGTGGCGTTCGACCGCGCACTGGCCGCCCACGCCAGCTCAATTCCCGAAGCTGAAAACCTCGTGCTCGGCGAAATACGCGAGACGGCGATCAGGTTCATTGGCATCGACGCCGCTCTTCTTCATGCCGACATCGGCACCGGGTATGAAGATCGCGACGCAGTGACCGCTACCTGGCTTCCCGACCTGACCGCGCGCCTGCTTCGCGTCGGCGGCATCGCCGTCAGCGGCACGCCGCTCGATCACCCGCACTTGGAACGCCTCCCGCCGCCGCCTTCGGTGCCCGCCGACCGTTATTTATCTATAGGCGACTGTGAGAGGTCGAGAAGTCTTCAGGGGATCATATAG